The following are from one region of the Ptychodera flava strain L36383 chromosome 15, AS_Pfla_20210202, whole genome shotgun sequence genome:
- the LOC139151945 gene encoding collectin-11-like, protein MRNIIQFVPALFLCLQLSYCLDFQSNKTVINEIPSVLSHEGEVSHYEVVYIRKTYFGAMVYCESIGGRLARIPDEERDIALVSWIYHADDEPAGRYWIDVNDIKEEGVWCRSDGVKQMYKGSWARMEPNNQNNEDCVELSEMADYKWNDRSCYFPNYFICEFTL, encoded by the exons ATGAGAAACATAATTCAGTTCGTTCCGGCGCTGTTTCTTTGCCTTCAGCTATCCTACTGCTTGGATTTTCAGAGTAATAAGACC GTCATCAATGAAATCCCATCAGTGTTGTCACATGAGGGCGAAGTGAGTCACTACGAAGTGGTGTACATCAGAAAGACTTACTTCGGGGCAATGGTGTACTGCGAAAGCATTGGCGGTCGTTTGGCAAGAATTCCAGATGAAGAGCGTGACATCGCCCTTGTCAGCTGGATATACCATGCCGACGATGAGCCAG CGGGAAGATACTGGATAGACGTGAATGATATCAAAGAAGAGGGGGTGTGGTGTCGGTCAGATGGAGTCAAACAGATGTATAAGGGCAGCTGGGCTCGGATGGAACCCAATAATCAAAATAATGAAGACTGTGTTGAGCTCAG TGAGATGGCAGACTACAAATGGAACGACAGGAGTTGTTACTTTCCTAACTACTTCATTTGTGAATTCACGTTATAA
- the LOC139151946 gene encoding uncharacterized protein: MDFHPVKLYIYDISRGMARAMSQAILGKHIEGVWHTGIVVFGREYFFGGGGIESCSPGGTILGQPDSVHDLGLTQVNYTLYLDYLAALRTDTFSLEKYHLLDHNCNTFSNEVAQFLTGQTIPSYITSLPKEVMETPLGQMIKPMIDAMQVTPVGGEPIPHQQPAGQGSSASEGQGSSETAPVYRPPPVPDDGYDVYDRSAARAEAAALAAEYIGDKGFSALQTETEGFKRSNVDRAVLVLHEDVDVESRFTRLQNALPETLLSSDEMKTLQQLKDYILSDSKCKLDKPGADARGVLDIILTSPEVKPLDLVYLTDLLQAAALETDLREFFSNGHTLMRWFNTISLDESVPEELRLSITKFLCNMCLSRDGFDWLTSTVQWSLDSKNTSNSRIINRFLVNNLLSGYVSLCETSAACMLNLSQYKVYEDAAIEFGSALLQCLAGDLDENPAFYCLSALYQFTEYGEVACLTNVLGLDLGKYVNKSDRIRKVCSDINEVCKD, translated from the exons ATGGACTTCCATCCAGTAAAACTTTACATCTACGATATCAGCAGGGGAATGGCCAGGGCCATGTCACAGGCTATACTCG GTAAGCACATCGAAGGCGTGTGGCATACTGGAATCGTTGTCTTTGGTCGTGAATACTTCTTTGGCGGGGGTGGAATAGAAAGCTGTTCACCA GGAGGGACAATATTGGGCCAACCAGATTCTGTTCATGACCTTGGACTGACACAAGTGAACTACACCCTGTATCTGGATTATTTAGCAGCACTGAGAACTGATACATTTAG CCTTGAGAAGTATCATTTGCTTGATCATAATTGTAACACATTTAGCAATGAAGTAGCCCAGTTTCTCACCGGTCAAACTATTCCATCGTATATAACCAGTCTACCAAAGGAAGTGATGGAGAC TCCACTTGGGCAAATGATCAAACCAATGATAGATGCAATGCAGGTGACGCCGGTTGGAGGAGAACCAATTCCACACCAACAACCagcaggtcaagggtcatctgCATCAGAGGGGCAGGGCTCATCTGAGACTGCTCCAGTGTACAGACCGCCTCCTGTGCCTGATGATGGTTATGACGTATATGATAGATCTGCAGCCAGGGCTGAGGCGGCAGCTTTAGCAGCAGAGTACATTGGAGATAAGGGATTCTCAGCTCTACAGACAGAAACTGAAGGATTCAAAAGAAGTAATGTTGATAGAGCGGTATTAGTACTACATGAAGATGTTGAT GTTGAGAGTAGATTTACCAGACTCCAAAATGCTTTACCGGAAACTTTGCTATCCTCCGATGAGATGAAAACATTGCAACAATTGAAGGATTACATATTGTCAGATTCCAAGTGTAAACTAGATAAACCAGGGGCAGATGCAAGAGGTGTTCTAG ACATAATTCTGACGTCACCAGAAGTGAAACCACTGGATCTAGTTTATCTGACAGATCTACTGCAGGCGGCGGCCTTGGAAACAGATCTACGTGAATTTTTCAGCAATGGTCACACATTGATGAGATGGTTCAACACTATCAGTTTAGATGAATCCGTGCCAGAAGAACTGCGTCTCTCAATCACTAAATTT CTGTGCAATATGTGTCTGAGTAGAGATGGCTTTGATTGGCTCACATCAACTGTACAGTGGTCACTAGACTCCAAGAATACCAGCAACTCTAGAATTATCAATAGATTTTTAGTCAATAATTTGTTAAGTGGATATGTCTCGTTGTGTGAAACCTCTGCAGCCTGTATGTTAAATCTATCACAATATAAG GTGTACGAAGATGCTGCTATAGAGTTTGGCAGTGCCTTGTTGCAGTGTTTAGCTGGTGATCTGGATGAAAATCCAG CTTTCTACTGCTTATCAGCGTTGTACCAGTTCACAGAGTATGGAGAAGTGGCATGCCTGACCAATGTACTGGGTTTAGATCTTGGAAAATATGTCAACAAGTCAGATAGGATAAGAAAAGTGTGTTCTGACATCAATGAAGTCTGCAAAGATTAA